A single region of the Brassica rapa cultivar Chiifu-401-42 chromosome A03, CAAS_Brap_v3.01, whole genome shotgun sequence genome encodes:
- the LOC103858630 gene encoding auxin-responsive protein SAUR36, translated as MKRVRGFKIGHRFVKIFRWIRSKRTQTMKRQCPTRITNPIAGIRSLARSLSGRAKRLCGGKKNSGQSQIRLGKDPRTSASIKVVPKGHLVVHVGESDGDTRRVVVPVIYFNHPLFGELLEQAERVHGFDQPGQITIPCRVSDFEKVQMRIAAWDHCRRKSNYKIL; from the coding sequence ATGAAGAGAGTCAGAGGTTTCAAGATTGGGCATAGATTCGTCAAGATCTTTAGATGGATCCGATCCAAAAGAACTCAAACAATGAAACGTCAATGCCCGACCCGAATAACAAACCCGATCGCCGGAATCCGCTCACTAGCACGATCTCTAAGCGGTAGAGCCAAGAGACTGTGTGGTGGCAAGAAGAATTCGGGTCAGAGTCAGATCCGACTGGGTAAGGATCCGAGAACGTCTGCGTCGATAAAGGTTGTTCCGAAGGGACATTTAGTGGTTCACGTCGGCGAATCAGACGGCGACACACGGCGGGTTGTAGTACCGGTGATCTATTTTAATCACCCATTGTTCGGAGAATTGTTGGAGCAAGCGGAGCGGGTTCACGGGTTTGATCAACCGGGTCAGATCACGATTCCGTGTCGTGTTTCTGATTTTGAGAAAGTTCAGATGAGGATCGCTGCATGGGATCACTGTCGCAGGAAGAGTAATTACAAGATTCTGTAA